The genomic stretch TGGCTGCGGCCCGAGGCGGCAAACATCGCGGCCGAGCCGCCCAGGGCGTCCCCAAACGTGGCCAGCCCCTTGCGGTGGTGGCCGGCGAGCATGGCCGCGCGGTCCGTCAGCCACACCTCACGGACGGTGTCGCGGAAAGTGTCGTTCCAATCGGCCCAGCCGGTGGGGAAATGCCCCGTCTGCCAGCCGCCGTAGCCCACGTCCCACGGTTCTGAAATGAGCTTGGTGGAGGCGAGCACGCCGTCGGTGGCCGCCGCGAGCAGGAACGGGTGTTGGTTGGTGAATTCGTGGACGCCGTTGCGGGCGAGCGAGACGGCCAGGTCAAAGCGGAAGCCGTCGATGTGGAACTCCTCCACCCAGTAGCGCAGCGAATCCATGGCCATCTTGATGACGTGAGGGTTGCCGAAGTTCAGCGTGTTCCCGCAGCCGGTGGTGTCGTAGTAGTGGCCGTCGCGCATCCGGTAGTAGTGTTCCTCGGCCAGGCCCCGCCAGCTCAGGGTCCGGCCGCCGCGGCCGCCCTCGGCGGTGTGGTTGTAGACCACGTCCAGGATGACCTCGATGCCGGCCTCATGCAGCAGCTTGACCATGCCCTTGAGCTCGGCCTGCACCGCCTGCGGGCCGGCCTTGCGCGCGGCCTCGCTGGCGTACCCCACGTGCGGGGCAAAGAAGCCCAGCGTGTTGTAGCCCCAGTAATTGGTTTTTCCGGTGCCGTGCAGGTGCGGCTCGTCGATGTGGAAATGAATCGGCAGAAGCTCGACGGCGGTCACGCCCAGTTCCAGGAGGTGCTTGATCATGGCCGGGTGGGCCATGCCGGCATAGGTCCCGCGGATGTCTTCCGGGATGTCCGGGTGCAACATGGTCTGGCCCTTGACGTGGGCCTCGTAGAACACAGTCTCGCGCCAGGGCGTGTTGGGGCGCCGGGCCGCTCCCCAGTCGAACCCCCGGTCCATCCGCACCGAAAGGTAGCGGCTTTCGCTGTGGACGGCGCCGGCACCGTCCGCACCGTCCACGCCGTCGGGCTGGTCTGTTTGGTCCGTCTGCTCGATGTAGTGGCCGTAGGGATCCAGCAACAGCTGCACCGCTTCCGGATCGATCAGCAGCATTTCCTCCCGGGAGGCGCCGGGCTGGGTGTAGAAACCGTACCGGCTGCCCACGGGCAGGTTTTCCACCAACCCGTGGTGGACGCCGTCGGTCTTGTCAGGCAGCAGGACGGCCTTCCAGTGGCCGCCGGGAGGCTGGAAGCAGAGCACCACGTGGCTGAACGACGGCGAATACACCGCCACGTTGACAGCATCCGGGCCTTGTTCCGCCGGCAGCCCGGTGACGCCGAGCGGAAAATGGCGCGACAGTGCCGCGCCCAAGGTGCTGATGGCCTGGATGACTGTCACTGCCATGGGCTACGCCTGGACCGCGCGCTGCCTCGAGATCTCGTACAGGCTGATGCCCACCGCCATCGAGGCGTTCAGGGACTCCATGGCGGAATCGATCGGGATCGAGACAATCTGGTCGCAGTTTTCGCGGACCAGGCGGGACAGGCCCTTGCCCTCGGAGCCAACCACAATGCACACGGGCTCCTGCGCCAGGGTGAGGGCCGGCAGCGAAACGTCGCCGTCGCCGTCGAGCCCCAGGACAAAGAAGCCCATCTTCTGGAAGGCGCCGATGGCACGGTTCAGGTTGGGGGCCTTGGCCACGGGGACGCGGACGGCTGCGCCGGCGCTGGTCTTCCATGCGGCTGCCGTGACTCCGGCGCTGCGGCGCTCCGGGATGATGACGGCGTGGCCTGAGAAGGCCGAGACGCTGCGGATGATCGCGCCGAGGTTGCGGGTGTCGGTGATGCCGTCGAGGGCGACGATCAGCGGGGCATTGGAGATGTGGCCCTTTTTCCACTTGGCGATGATCTCGCTGGCGGTGTCCACGGCGTCTTCGTACTCGTACGGCGGTATCTGCAGGACCAGGCCCTGGTGGACTGCGTCTTCGGTGAGGCGGTCAAGCTCCGGCTTGTGGGCCTCCAACAGCGGGATGCCGCGCTCGGTGGCGAGCTTGATGGATTCGCGCACGCGCTCGTCCATCTCGATGCGGACGGCAACGTAGAGTGCCTTGGCGGGAATTGCCGCACGCAGCGCCTCAAGCACGGAGTTGCGGCCGGTGACGAGCTCTTCCATGGCCTTGCCCTTGGGGCCGGAGTTGCGGCGCGGGGAGGCGCTGGTGCCGGCACGCTTGGCGGCGGAGCGCTCGGCGAGCGCCTTGTTCTTGTAGGCCTTGTGGTACGTGCGTTCCTCAGCCTTGGGGGTGGGCCCCTTGCCTTCAAGCGCCTTGCGGCCCAGTCCGCCTGTGCCCTTGGAGGGGCCCTTCTTAAGCTTGCGGACGGCGCCGGAACGGGGATTGTTGGCCATGGTGAAACCCTTACGATTGGTGCGGTGCCTAAGTGTTGGCCCCGAAGTTCGTCAAACAAATCTTCTCAGCGGGCACATTTTTGGCACGCTTGATAACGGGAAACAACAAACCCGTAGCTATTAGCTTACGGCCTCAAGGCAAATCGGCCATGTATGCGACGTGAAAAGTGCGCCTTCTCACCATGCTTGGCATCCAAGGCCCCACCGCCGGCTCGTGTTTCGCGGCTCCCCACCCGCCTCTTCCGCACACGACGCTGTCGCAGCAATGGCTGGTTTTTCGGGATCGCTGTCGCAGCAATGGCTGGATTCCATTCAGCGCCGTCGCACTGCCCGAGACGGAGTGCGACGGCGTTGGTGAAAAAGTGGTCATTGCTGCGAGGGCGTCGAGGAAAAGGCGACCAATGGTGCGACAGCGTCGGGTGCGGGGTGAGGGCGGGTGGGGCTATTTCTTCAGGGACCAGGTGGCGCCGTTGGCTGTGTCGGCCACCTCGACGCCGGCAGCGCCCAGCAGGTCACGGATCCTGTCCGACTCCGCCCAGTTCTTTTCCGTCCTTGCCTGCGCGCGGGCTTCCAACTGGGCCCTGACGAGCACGTCCAGGGCGCCCAGCTCGGCTTCGGAACCGCTCCCCTGCTGCCACTGCGGATCGAGCGGGTTGATGCCCAGCGCATCCGTCATGCCCATGACGGCCGCCACAGCCTTCGCCACAGCCTTGCCGTCTCCGGCGGCGATCGCGGAGTTGCCGGCACGGACCGTTTCGTGGAGCACTGCCAGGGCGGCGGGGATGTTCAGATCCTCATCCATCGCCTCCCGGAACTTGGCCGGAATCGCGGAGCGAGACGAGAGCGCCCCCAGGTCCCGCAGCCTTCCGTGCTGTTCCTGCGGCGCCAGGAACGGCGTCGCCGCATCAAGGAAGGTTTCAATGCGTTCGACGGCGGCCGCGGCCTCCGTGAGCGAGCCCGGCCGGTAGTCCAGGACGGAGCGGTAGTGTGCCTGGCCCAGGTAGTAGCGGACCACGAGCGGCCGGGCGAGTTCGAGCATTTCGCGCGGGTTGATGGTGTTGCCGATGGACTTGGACATTTTTTCACCTTCATAGGTGACCATGCCGTTGTGCATCCAGAAGTTGGCGAAGCCGTGCCCGGCGGCCTGCGACTGGGCCATCTCGTTTTCGTGGTGCGGGAAGCGCAGGTCCAGCCCGCCGCCGTGGATGTCGAACTCGGTGCCGAGGTATTTGGTGACCATGGCGGAGCACTCAAGGTGCCAGCCGGGGCGGCCGGCGCCCCACGGGGAAGCCCACTTGGCGGTCTCAGGCTCGCCCTCCTTGTGGCCCTTCCACAGCGCGAAGTCGCGGGGATCGCGCTTGCCCCGGGGGTCGGCGTCGGGCGCGGCCTGCATGTCATCAATGTTCTGGTGCGTCAGCGAGCCATACTGCGGCCAGGAGCGGACGTCGAAGTAGACGTCGCCGGAGTCATCCAGCGCGGGGTAGGCGTGGCCGCGCTCGATCAAGGTGGCGATGAGCTCGTGCATCTCCGGGATGTGGCCGGTGGCGCGGGGCTCGTAGGTGGGCTTGAGGATGCCGAGCGAATCGTAGGCGTCCTCGAAAGCCTGCTCGAAACGGTAGGCCAGGGCCCACCAGGGCTCGGTGTTTTCCTCGGCCTTGACCAGGATTTTGTCGTCGATGTCGGTCACATTGCGGACCACCGTGACGTCGTAGCCGCTTACCTGTAGCCAGCGGGTCAGCTGGTCGAAGGCGAGGGCGGAGCGGACGTGGCCGATGTGCGGCTCGCCCTGGACGGTGGCGCCGCAGTAATACAGCGAAACCTGCCCGTCTTTGAGGGGGGTGAAGTCGCGGGTGGCGGCGGTGGCGGAGTCATGGAAGCGCAGGGTCACGGCTCTAGGGTATCCCGTCGGGTCGATTCGGGGTGTGTGGATTCAGGTTGGGTGCGTTGGACCACCAATGCGGTGGCCATGGCGGTGATGCCTTCGTTGCGGCCGGGGAATCCCAGGCCGTCCGACGTCGTGGCGCTCACCGACACGGGGGCCCCTGCGGCCTCTGTCAGGACGGCTTCGG from Arthrobacter stackebrandtii encodes the following:
- the glgX gene encoding glycogen debranching protein GlgX is translated as MAVTVIQAISTLGAALSRHFPLGVTGLPAEQGPDAVNVAVYSPSFSHVVLCFQPPGGHWKAVLLPDKTDGVHHGLVENLPVGSRYGFYTQPGASREEMLLIDPEAVQLLLDPYGHYIEQTDQTDQPDGVDGADGAGAVHSESRYLSVRMDRGFDWGAARRPNTPWRETVFYEAHVKGQTMLHPDIPEDIRGTYAGMAHPAMIKHLLELGVTAVELLPIHFHIDEPHLHGTGKTNYWGYNTLGFFAPHVGYASEAARKAGPQAVQAELKGMVKLLHEAGIEVILDVVYNHTAEGGRGGRTLSWRGLAEEHYYRMRDGHYYDTTGCGNTLNFGNPHVIKMAMDSLRYWVEEFHIDGFRFDLAVSLARNGVHEFTNQHPFLLAAATDGVLASTKLISEPWDVGYGGWQTGHFPTGWADWNDTFRDTVREVWLTDRAAMLAGHHRKGLATFGDALGGSAAMFAASGRSQLASINFITAHDGFTLADLTAYNHKHNEDNQEDNRDGTDNNRSWNHGIEGITNNPHTLAQRARTARNLMATMLLAQGVPMITAGDELARSQGGNNNVYCQDNEIAWIDWTMDSEALTMLAATRRLLQIRKDFLAAQPSTYPTRGGQAFIHWFAADGTPMTPERWTNPHERVLTMLIGSPDGTVDGLIVFNTGVTDEQVVLPANPRFTGPDGSRAGTPRPYMLRMSTEAPSFMDDGEPTFRLPRSVPLVEPADAVRVDANTVQIYRNDLTPR
- the rlmB gene encoding 23S rRNA (guanosine(2251)-2'-O)-methyltransferase RlmB gives rise to the protein MANNPRSGAVRKLKKGPSKGTGGLGRKALEGKGPTPKAEERTYHKAYKNKALAERSAAKRAGTSASPRRNSGPKGKAMEELVTGRNSVLEALRAAIPAKALYVAVRIEMDERVRESIKLATERGIPLLEAHKPELDRLTEDAVHQGLVLQIPPYEYEDAVDTASEIIAKWKKGHISNAPLIVALDGITDTRNLGAIIRSVSAFSGHAVIIPERRSAGVTAAAWKTSAGAAVRVPVAKAPNLNRAIGAFQKMGFFVLGLDGDGDVSLPALTLAQEPVCIVVGSEGKGLSRLVRENCDQIVSIPIDSAMESLNASMAVGISLYEISRQRAVQA
- the cysS gene encoding cysteine--tRNA ligase, with protein sequence MTLRFHDSATAATRDFTPLKDGQVSLYYCGATVQGEPHIGHVRSALAFDQLTRWLQVSGYDVTVVRNVTDIDDKILVKAEENTEPWWALAYRFEQAFEDAYDSLGILKPTYEPRATGHIPEMHELIATLIERGHAYPALDDSGDVYFDVRSWPQYGSLTHQNIDDMQAAPDADPRGKRDPRDFALWKGHKEGEPETAKWASPWGAGRPGWHLECSAMVTKYLGTEFDIHGGGLDLRFPHHENEMAQSQAAGHGFANFWMHNGMVTYEGEKMSKSIGNTINPREMLELARPLVVRYYLGQAHYRSVLDYRPGSLTEAAAAVERIETFLDAATPFLAPQEQHGRLRDLGALSSRSAIPAKFREAMDEDLNIPAALAVLHETVRAGNSAIAAGDGKAVAKAVAAVMGMTDALGINPLDPQWQQGSGSEAELGALDVLVRAQLEARAQARTEKNWAESDRIRDLLGAAGVEVADTANGATWSLKK